From the Ferrovum sp. PN-J185 genome, one window contains:
- a CDS encoding DUF3857 domain-containing protein has protein sequence MKFALQSISSLGAILLAFLLLANVGISSAGRGELESLSAVERAVITETIQADGTVVEIDELTTLVKSQLVVDSESQADLPYNSTLSKLEVLEAYTITPKGEKIPVAANAIRTVEDDNSTGAAMFSDQKHKIIIFPKVTPGSKTYYKTKLTTFKPLLPGYFYTRLTFSPNAEVLSYEYNLNYPEDLKLYSDIKDVKQTRDEVIDGVRHVSYTYQNLKMKKKEQLQVASSDFSPHIYISTFSSQEDFAKSYEARIADNSLVTPDIQKMADEITKDVDKKVAADKTLNLKKEQARALYNWVSRNIRYVAIYLGDGGIVPHDATSILKNRYGDCKDHNALLIALLAAKGIDSSSALINSGVAYTLPKYPVIGPFNHVITYIPGWNLYLDSTAEMAPFGTLPSSEVDKPTLLTKLAKVGHTPKPKKEDSKIITGITMQIEKDGRIKGKTHTMYFGGAEINARYRYEGAETTLSEKLVRSDLAKFRQTGEGKITTSYVYDLNEPFTTNTEFILDAIANVPGPGAIAIPVGLAPGELALIANDRPPEKFTVPYTCATKWIGESYKIGFPSNAKVTRIPPNTSYKKGGIEYESTYEESKNVVSVTRVLKVQRPGAVCPPEELQKWKDFYQVFIKDMRAQVFYE, from the coding sequence ATGAAATTTGCACTTCAATCAATCAGTAGCCTTGGGGCAATACTTTTAGCGTTTTTATTGCTAGCCAACGTAGGTATTAGTAGTGCAGGGAGAGGCGAGCTTGAATCACTCTCTGCGGTTGAAAGAGCCGTCATCACAGAAACTATTCAGGCAGATGGCACGGTAGTAGAGATTGATGAACTCACTACCTTGGTGAAGTCACAGCTAGTGGTTGACTCCGAGTCACAGGCGGACTTGCCATATAACTCCACGCTATCCAAGTTAGAAGTGCTTGAAGCCTACACAATTACCCCTAAGGGAGAAAAAATCCCGGTAGCAGCCAATGCCATACGCACAGTAGAGGATGACAACAGCACTGGGGCAGCAATGTTCTCTGACCAGAAGCACAAGATAATCATCTTTCCAAAGGTAACCCCTGGTTCTAAGACCTATTACAAAACTAAGCTCACAACCTTTAAGCCTCTATTGCCAGGATACTTTTATACGCGCCTGACGTTTTCTCCGAATGCAGAGGTATTGTCTTATGAGTACAACTTAAATTATCCCGAAGATCTAAAGCTCTATAGCGATATCAAAGACGTTAAGCAAACCAGGGATGAGGTAATAGATGGTGTACGCCATGTGAGCTATACCTATCAAAACCTGAAGATGAAAAAGAAGGAGCAGCTTCAGGTGGCTAGCAGTGATTTTTCCCCTCACATCTATATCTCAACCTTTTCTAGCCAGGAAGACTTTGCTAAATCCTATGAGGCTCGCATTGCAGATAATTCATTGGTGACTCCTGATATTCAGAAGATGGCTGATGAAATTACTAAAGATGTGGATAAGAAGGTGGCTGCAGATAAGACGCTGAACCTAAAGAAGGAGCAGGCTCGAGCGCTTTATAACTGGGTATCTCGAAACATCCGTTACGTAGCTATTTACCTTGGGGACGGAGGTATCGTGCCCCATGATGCTACAAGTATCCTGAAAAACCGCTATGGTGACTGCAAAGACCACAATGCCCTTTTGATAGCTTTATTAGCAGCCAAGGGAATTGACTCAAGTAGCGCTTTAATTAACTCAGGCGTAGCCTACACGCTTCCCAAATATCCTGTTATCGGGCCGTTTAATCATGTCATTACTTATATACCAGGTTGGAACCTGTATTTAGACTCCACTGCGGAGATGGCACCATTTGGTACTCTGCCATCAAGCGAGGTAGATAAGCCGACCTTATTAACTAAGCTTGCAAAAGTGGGTCATACACCTAAGCCAAAAAAAGAAGATAGCAAAATCATTACCGGAATTACTATGCAAATAGAGAAGGACGGCCGGATTAAAGGTAAAACGCACACCATGTATTTTGGCGGCGCTGAAATTAATGCGAGGTATAGATATGAAGGCGCGGAAACTACGCTTTCAGAAAAGCTCGTCAGAAGTGACCTCGCTAAATTTAGGCAGACTGGTGAAGGAAAGATTACAACCAGCTACGTATATGACTTAAATGAACCCTTTACTACCAATACAGAGTTCATTTTGGATGCTATTGCTAATGTACCTGGTCCAGGAGCTATAGCTATACCTGTAGGCCTCGCGCCCGGTGAGCTGGCGCTCATTGCAAATGACAGGCCTCCAGAGAAATTCACCGTGCCATATACATGTGCCACTAAGTGGATAGGGGAGAGCTACAAGATTGGATTCCCAAGCAATGCCAAGGTAACGCGAATCCCGCCAAATACGAGCTATAAGAAGGGCGGCATAGAGTATGAGTCAACTTATGAAGAATCCAAAAATGTTGTCTCAGTAACAAGGGTTTTGAAAGTGCAGCGACCTGGTGCCGTATGTCCGCCTGAAGAGCTGCAGAAATGGAAAGACTTTTACCAAGTTTTCATAAAAGATATGCGAGCACAGGTTTTTTATGAGTAG
- a CDS encoding DUF6641 family protein: protein MATLASLKLVAAKKPTNQPPVVQRRNKLSSKVFEQIQLAHAQSRGESYAPTKNKTVTSTGGERVVVTVPKRIKPWWFVAENGKCCIAIRYGAKVIELAKGKTAIEVANPDALIEALEAVNVAVLAGELDSQIEAVSGQLRSGFLK from the coding sequence ATGGCAACACTTGCATCACTAAAGCTCGTAGCAGCTAAAAAACCTACTAATCAGCCACCTGTTGTGCAGCGCCGCAATAAGCTAAGCAGCAAGGTGTTCGAACAAATCCAGCTGGCACATGCACAAAGTCGCGGCGAAAGTTATGCGCCAACTAAAAACAAGACAGTTACAAGTACAGGCGGTGAGCGTGTCGTTGTAACAGTGCCTAAACGCATTAAGCCTTGGTGGTTTGTTGCAGAAAATGGCAAGTGCTGTATTGCTATACGTTACGGTGCAAAGGTTATTGAACTTGCAAAAGGCAAGACTGCTATTGAAGTTGCTAATCCTGATGCGCTTATTGAAGCTTTGGAAGCGGTAAACGTAGCAGTACTCGCGGGTGAGTTAGACAGCCAGATTGAAGCTGTTTCAGGTCAGCTGCGGAGTGGCTTTCTAAAGTAA
- a CDS encoding type I restriction endonuclease subunit R, protein MTEDQLEQETLGWLSDIGYKLLKGPDIAFDGICPERVDYIQTFLPFRLRKAINRLNPTVPTAAREDAFKQVQDLGIPSLLSANRHFHKLLVNGVPVQYQKDGETRGDFVKLVDWLNPTNNDWAAANQFTIKGPRHTRRPDIILFVNGLPLSLIELKNPADLNADVWKAFDQIQTYKEQIPDVFQYNEVLVISDGTEALLGSLSADAERFMAWRTIDGLTIDPLGQFHELETLVRGLFDPQYFLDYLRFFVLFEDDGKLVKKIAGYHQFHAVRAAINQVVTASRPNGTHKGGVVWHTQGSGKSITMTCFAARVMQEAAMENPTVVVITDRNDLDGQLFGVFSLSQDLLREQPIQVASRQDLRDKLSKRPSGGIVFATIQKFMLDDGENAFPVLSDRSNIVVIADEAHRTQYGFEAKLKGKAGEERYQAGYAQHLRDAFPNATFVAFTGTPVSSEDRDTRAVFGDYIHVYDMQQAKEDGATVAIYYESRLAKLRLKDEDLPTIDAEVDELAEDEEEGAQAKLKSKWAALEKVVGAAPRVAQVAADLVLHFEERNKAMAGKAMVVAMSREICVHLYNEIVKLRPDWHSEDPEKGAIKVVMTGSASDKALLRPHIYDGKTKKRLEKRFKDPNDELKLVIVRDMWLTGFDAPCVHTLYVDKPMKGHNLMQAIARVNRVFKDKQGGLVVDYIGIGNELKAAMKEYTGSKGRGQIKVDAQEAYSVLAEKLDILRGMLHGFDYSNFMTAGHKALAGAANHVLGIKDGKKRFADTAVAMSKAFTLCCTLDEAKQVREEVAFMQGIKVLLTKRDLTAQRKTDEQRDLAIRQIISSALVSDSVVDIFDAVGLEKPNIGLLDDEFLAQVRNLPERNLAVELLERLLQGEIKSRFKSNVVQEKKFSDLLTSVIQRYQNRAIETAQVMEELIEMAKKFREASGRGEQLGLTDDEVKFYDALANNESAVRELNDEILKKIAHELTENLRQNLKVDWSERESVRASLRLMVKRILRKYKYPPDQQDAAVELVLQQVQALGEDWMEKV, encoded by the coding sequence ATGACAGAAGACCAACTAGAACAAGAAACGTTAGGCTGGCTAAGCGACATTGGATACAAGTTGCTAAAGGGTCCTGACATTGCTTTTGACGGCATTTGCCCTGAACGAGTTGATTACATTCAAACGTTTCTCCCATTTCGCCTACGTAAAGCAATCAATCGCCTTAACCCAACTGTACCAACTGCCGCACGTGAAGATGCATTTAAGCAAGTACAAGACCTAGGCATCCCATCACTACTATCTGCTAACCGTCACTTTCATAAGCTGCTTGTTAATGGTGTACCTGTTCAGTATCAAAAAGACGGCGAAACACGAGGTGACTTTGTTAAGTTAGTTGACTGGCTGAATCCAACAAACAACGACTGGGCAGCAGCTAATCAGTTCACCATCAAAGGTCCCCGTCATACACGCCGCCCTGACATTATTTTGTTTGTTAATGGACTGCCGCTATCTCTCATCGAGCTAAAAAATCCAGCAGACCTTAATGCTGACGTTTGGAAAGCGTTCGACCAAATCCAAACCTACAAAGAACAAATACCTGACGTCTTCCAGTACAACGAGGTCTTAGTTATTTCGGATGGTACAGAGGCACTGCTTGGGTCGCTTTCTGCAGATGCAGAACGCTTTATGGCATGGAGAACTATTGATGGCTTAACGATTGACCCACTTGGACAGTTCCACGAACTCGAAACATTAGTGCGCGGTCTGTTTGACCCGCAATACTTCTTAGACTATCTCCGCTTCTTTGTTCTGTTTGAAGATGATGGCAAGTTGGTTAAAAAGATTGCTGGCTACCACCAGTTCCATGCTGTACGTGCAGCTATCAATCAAGTCGTAACTGCTTCACGTCCTAATGGGACGCATAAAGGCGGCGTTGTTTGGCATACGCAAGGCAGCGGCAAGAGCATCACCATGACATGCTTTGCAGCTCGCGTGATGCAAGAAGCTGCAATGGAAAACCCAACAGTCGTTGTTATTACAGACCGCAATGACTTAGATGGTCAGTTGTTTGGTGTGTTTAGCTTGTCTCAAGATTTACTTCGTGAACAACCTATACAAGTGGCATCACGACAAGACTTACGTGACAAGTTAAGCAAACGCCCTTCTGGCGGTATTGTGTTTGCAACCATTCAAAAGTTTATGCTGGATGATGGCGAAAACGCTTTCCCTGTTTTATCCGACCGCAGCAACATCGTAGTGATTGCAGATGAAGCGCATAGAACTCAGTATGGTTTTGAGGCGAAGCTAAAAGGTAAGGCTGGCGAAGAACGCTATCAAGCTGGTTATGCACAGCACTTACGTGATGCCTTCCCAAATGCAACCTTTGTAGCCTTTACTGGAACGCCTGTAAGCAGTGAAGACCGTGATACTCGCGCTGTGTTTGGCGACTACATACACGTATATGACATGCAACAGGCTAAGGAAGATGGCGCCACTGTTGCGATTTACTACGAATCTCGTTTAGCCAAGCTAAGGCTAAAAGATGAAGACTTGCCAACGATTGACGCTGAAGTTGATGAACTGGCAGAAGATGAAGAAGAAGGCGCACAGGCAAAGCTGAAATCGAAGTGGGCTGCACTTGAAAAGGTCGTTGGTGCTGCCCCTCGGGTCGCGCAAGTTGCCGCTGACTTAGTGCTGCACTTTGAAGAACGTAATAAGGCAATGGCTGGTAAGGCAATGGTTGTTGCTATGAGCCGTGAAATCTGTGTCCACTTGTATAACGAGATTGTCAAACTACGTCCTGATTGGCACAGCGAAGACCCCGAAAAAGGCGCAATCAAAGTTGTGATGACTGGCAGCGCAAGTGATAAAGCCTTGCTTCGACCGCACATTTACGATGGCAAAACTAAAAAACGTCTTGAGAAACGATTTAAAGACCCTAACGACGAACTGAAGCTGGTTATTGTTAGGGACATGTGGCTAACAGGCTTTGACGCTCCCTGCGTGCATACGCTGTACGTGGACAAGCCGATGAAAGGCCATAACCTAATGCAAGCGATTGCACGGGTGAATCGTGTGTTTAAGGACAAGCAAGGCGGCTTAGTCGTTGACTACATCGGTATTGGTAACGAGCTTAAAGCTGCCATGAAAGAGTACACGGGCAGCAAAGGCCGTGGACAAATCAAAGTCGATGCACAAGAGGCCTATAGCGTACTAGCTGAGAAGTTGGATATTCTTCGCGGAATGCTGCATGGCTTCGACTACAGCAACTTTATGACGGCTGGACACAAAGCACTAGCAGGCGCAGCTAACCATGTTTTAGGCATCAAGGATGGCAAGAAACGCTTTGCTGACACAGCAGTAGCTATGAGCAAGGCATTTACCCTTTGCTGCACATTGGATGAGGCGAAACAAGTACGCGAAGAAGTGGCGTTCATGCAAGGCATTAAGGTGCTACTGACTAAGCGTGACCTGACTGCACAGCGTAAAACTGACGAGCAACGTGACCTAGCTATCCGTCAAATCATTAGCTCAGCATTGGTCTCCGATAGCGTTGTAGATATCTTCGATGCTGTTGGCCTTGAGAAACCAAACATTGGCCTACTTGATGATGAGTTCTTGGCTCAAGTCCGAAACTTGCCTGAGCGTAACTTGGCAGTTGAACTGCTTGAACGATTACTTCAAGGCGAAATAAAGAGCCGCTTCAAGAGTAACGTTGTGCAAGAGAAGAAGTTCAGCGACCTTTTAACCAGTGTCATTCAGCGTTACCAAAATCGCGCAATCGAAACAGCGCAGGTGATGGAAGAGCTGATTGAAATGGCTAAGAAGTTCCGTGAAGCTAGTGGACGTGGCGAACAGCTAGGACTGACTGACGATGAAGTTAAGTTTTATGACGCATTAGCGAACAATGAATCTGCTGTTCGCGAACTGAACGATGAGATTTTGAAGAAGATTGCGCACGAACTAACTGAGAACCTGCGTCAAAACTTAAAGGTTGACTGGTCTGAGCGCGAAAGTGTTCGTGCAAGTTTGCGATTGATGGTTAAACGTATTCTGCGCAAGTACAAGTACCCACCAGACCAACAAGATGCTGCTGTAGAGTTGGTGTTGCAGCAAGTTCAGGCGCTAGGTGAAGATTGGATGGAGAAGGTTTAA
- a CDS encoding restriction endonuclease subunit S — MTFNHQMVRLDNIAKINPKRSITKGVEIPFVDMAAVPQHSRNITVDSIEKRIAKAAGSHFQNGDTLLARITPCLENGKTAQVSCLNENVVGEGSTEFIVLCGIDEADNDFIYYLCREPSFREYAISRMEGTSGRQRVSWQSIAEYEFFCPPQNERRQAAQILSTIDNRIQLLQDTNKTLEQLAQALFKSWFVDFDIVHANVSGLLLQGIPEATMKLFPKVFTESKKGLLPEGWKLVPFGELITNTIGGDWGSDVSDEKNNVRVAIIRGTDIPDLQMSTNNRVPIRYTSQKKLATRRLQDGDILIEVSGGSKEQPTGRSLFLSQNLLDRFDCPVEPASFCRLMRPINKNIGVLLAQHLTYIYAIGKTWEYQNQSTGIANFQTSHFLENELVVIPCESVLIAFAEAVEVFVNRIQMMQIETLSSLRDTLLPRLISGQLSVNDVELDSLTA, encoded by the coding sequence ATGACTTTTAATCACCAAATGGTTCGACTAGATAACATCGCAAAAATCAACCCTAAACGGTCTATTACAAAAGGGGTTGAGATTCCATTTGTAGACATGGCCGCAGTGCCGCAACATTCACGAAATATAACTGTAGATAGTATTGAAAAGCGAATAGCAAAAGCAGCTGGCTCACACTTTCAAAATGGAGACACACTTTTGGCACGCATCACACCGTGCCTTGAGAATGGCAAGACAGCACAGGTAAGCTGTCTTAATGAAAATGTTGTCGGCGAAGGTTCTACAGAGTTCATAGTTTTATGTGGCATCGATGAAGCTGACAATGATTTCATTTATTACCTCTGCAGAGAGCCTTCGTTCCGTGAATATGCGATCAGCCGTATGGAAGGCACTTCAGGACGGCAAAGGGTCTCATGGCAATCTATTGCAGAGTATGAGTTTTTTTGTCCTCCACAAAATGAGCGAAGACAAGCGGCTCAAATACTTTCAACTATAGATAATCGTATTCAGCTTTTACAAGATACAAATAAAACATTGGAGCAACTTGCGCAAGCCCTATTTAAGTCATGGTTCGTAGATTTCGACATAGTTCATGCCAATGTATCTGGGTTACTTCTACAAGGCATACCTGAAGCAACAATGAAACTTTTCCCTAAAGTTTTCACTGAATCTAAAAAAGGATTGCTTCCTGAAGGTTGGAAACTAGTTCCCTTCGGCGAACTGATAACGAATACGATTGGCGGTGATTGGGGCAGTGATGTTTCTGATGAAAAAAATAACGTTCGGGTAGCGATTATTCGTGGAACTGATATCCCTGACTTGCAAATGTCTACTAACAATCGTGTTCCCATACGCTACACATCACAAAAAAAACTTGCTACTCGAAGACTTCAAGATGGTGATATTTTGATAGAAGTATCTGGTGGTAGCAAAGAACAGCCCACTGGTCGTTCTCTTTTCCTATCTCAAAACTTACTTGATCGATTTGACTGCCCTGTCGAGCCCGCCAGCTTTTGTAGACTGATGAGACCCATCAATAAAAATATTGGTGTTCTACTAGCGCAACACTTGACGTATATATATGCAATAGGCAAAACGTGGGAATACCAAAACCAAAGCACTGGCATTGCAAACTTTCAAACATCACATTTTTTAGAAAATGAGTTAGTAGTTATCCCATGCGAGAGTGTTTTGATTGCATTTGCTGAAGCAGTGGAAGTTTTCGTCAACAGAATCCAAATGATGCAAATAGAAACACTGTCGTCTTTACGCGACACTCTACTCCCACGCCTCATCTCAGGTCAGCTTAGCGTTAATGATGTTGAACTTGATTCATTAACGGCATAA
- a CDS encoding class I SAM-dependent DNA methyltransferase: protein MLDDIKKTLWATADKLRANMDAAEYKHLVLGLIFVKYISDTFSAKQQELTQRLRDPKDDYYIADASDEDIAVELEERDYYTAANVFWVPEAARWEAIRAAAKAPDIGKRIDDALTVIETENPKLKGILDKRYARAQLPDGKLGELVDMISTIGFGENPSTARDVLGQIYEYFLGMFASAEGKRGGQFYTPASIVKTLVAVLSPHEGKVYDPCCGSGGMFVQSEKFIESHGGKIGDVAIYGQEANPTTWRLAAMNLAIRGIDFNLGREPNDTFTKNQHPDLRADYILANPPFNISDWWHGSLMGDARWVYGDPPQGNANYAWLQHMLYHLKPTGRAGIVLANGSMSSTQNSEGAIRAAMIEADVVEVMIALPSQLFFNTQIPACLWFLVKKKTERKGDVLFIDTRKMATMISRVQSELTDDAIGLIERTVAAWRGEKGIYEDVAGFCRNVKLAEIAEHNYVLAPGRYVGAEEVEDDDELFAEKMQMLTEKLGEQMRKGTELDILIKNQLGALGYDF from the coding sequence ATGCTGGACGATATTAAAAAAACGCTTTGGGCTACTGCTGACAAGTTACGTGCAAACATGGATGCCGCTGAATACAAGCATCTTGTGCTTGGTCTCATCTTCGTAAAGTACATCTCTGACACCTTCTCTGCAAAGCAACAAGAGCTAACACAACGGTTGCGTGACCCAAAAGATGATTACTACATAGCTGATGCTAGCGATGAAGACATTGCAGTAGAACTGGAGGAACGTGACTACTACACAGCAGCTAACGTTTTTTGGGTTCCTGAGGCTGCACGATGGGAGGCTATTCGGGCTGCGGCAAAAGCTCCCGACATTGGCAAGCGTATTGATGATGCACTAACAGTCATTGAAACTGAAAATCCAAAACTTAAAGGCATCCTCGATAAACGCTATGCACGTGCGCAGTTACCCGATGGCAAGTTGGGTGAACTCGTTGACATGATTTCAACGATTGGGTTTGGTGAAAACCCAAGCACTGCCCGTGATGTACTGGGACAAATCTACGAATACTTTTTAGGAATGTTTGCTAGTGCGGAGGGTAAGCGTGGCGGACAGTTCTACACACCTGCATCAATCGTCAAAACATTGGTTGCCGTTCTCTCGCCGCACGAAGGTAAGGTGTACGACCCATGCTGCGGCTCTGGCGGCATGTTTGTGCAATCCGAAAAGTTTATTGAATCGCACGGCGGCAAGATTGGTGATGTAGCTATTTACGGACAGGAAGCAAACCCAACGACTTGGCGGCTAGCTGCTATGAACTTGGCTATTCGCGGTATTGACTTCAATCTTGGCCGCGAACCAAATGACACATTTACGAAAAATCAACACCCCGATCTTCGTGCTGATTACATCCTAGCTAACCCACCATTTAATATTAGTGATTGGTGGCATGGCAGCTTGATGGGAGATGCACGTTGGGTTTATGGTGACCCGCCTCAAGGCAATGCTAACTATGCATGGTTGCAGCACATGCTGTATCACCTTAAGCCAACGGGTCGCGCAGGCATTGTCTTAGCTAACGGCAGTATGAGTTCTACGCAAAATAGCGAAGGAGCGATACGTGCAGCCATGATTGAAGCAGATGTTGTTGAAGTAATGATTGCTTTACCGAGTCAACTATTTTTCAACACCCAAATACCAGCTTGCTTATGGTTTTTAGTTAAGAAAAAAACGGAACGCAAGGGTGATGTACTTTTTATTGATACTCGCAAGATGGCTACGATGATTAGCCGTGTTCAATCAGAGCTTACTGATGACGCTATTGGCTTAATAGAAAGAACAGTGGCCGCATGGCGTGGAGAGAAAGGGATTTATGAAGACGTTGCTGGTTTTTGCCGTAATGTAAAACTGGCTGAGATTGCAGAACACAACTATGTACTAGCTCCTGGTCGATATGTAGGGGCTGAAGAAGTCGAAGACGACGATGAACTTTTTGCAGAAAAGATGCAAATGCTGACTGAAAAGTTAGGGGAGCAAATGAGAAAAGGTACAGAGCTCGACATACTTATTAAAAATCAACTTGGCGCATTAGGCTATGACTTTTAA
- a CDS encoding restriction endonuclease, giving the protein MASVTTREELTSLYKAAHPEETSNLVVGQQVGQIARFLLDMKEGDYVITPAADTEWLHYGQLTDKTYWFDDVNSDGCPYFHKRGVEWASEKLSRSAFSVPFQNTVRSSLTVFGISQQDEFLTVIKADGHVSQKNTAVYDPYESVLEQVLELDDKEFEILVGYLLTAIGFEESQVTGKTGDGGVDATGILNVANLAKVKVFVQAKRYKRGSKINANVVKQLRTAIPVGGQGAFITTADFQSAAADVAVEAGFPRIGLINGKQLVDLLVEHWEDLPTEFRDRLGLRIGLIRA; this is encoded by the coding sequence TTGGCTAGCGTTACGACTAGAGAAGAACTGACTTCTTTGTATAAAGCTGCACACCCCGAAGAAACAAGTAACTTGGTTGTCGGGCAGCAAGTTGGACAAATCGCACGATTCCTTCTTGACATGAAAGAGGGTGATTACGTTATTACCCCTGCAGCTGATACCGAGTGGCTGCACTATGGACAGCTAACCGATAAAACCTATTGGTTTGATGATGTGAACAGCGATGGATGCCCATACTTTCACAAGCGCGGCGTTGAGTGGGCTAGTGAAAAGTTGAGTAGGTCTGCTTTCTCTGTCCCATTTCAAAATACCGTTCGTTCATCGCTAACCGTTTTCGGCATTAGCCAACAAGATGAGTTCCTAACGGTAATCAAAGCAGATGGTCATGTGTCGCAAAAGAATACGGCTGTTTATGACCCCTACGAATCAGTGCTCGAGCAAGTTCTTGAGTTAGATGACAAAGAGTTTGAAATACTTGTTGGATACCTTTTGACTGCAATAGGCTTTGAAGAAAGCCAAGTTACAGGCAAGACGGGTGATGGCGGTGTTGATGCGACAGGTATATTGAACGTAGCTAACCTTGCAAAGGTTAAGGTCTTCGTTCAGGCAAAGCGTTACAAGCGTGGTTCGAAAATAAATGCGAACGTTGTTAAGCAACTAAGAACAGCTATACCTGTTGGTGGTCAAGGTGCTTTTATTACTACCGCAGACTTTCAAAGTGCTGCTGCTGATGTAGCAGTAGAGGCAGGCTTCCCAAGAATCGGCTTAATAAACGGCAAACAGCTTGTAGATTTGTTAGTTGAACACTGGGAAGACTTGCCAACAGAGTTTAGAGACCGACTCGGGTTACGTATTGGACTAATAAGGGCTTAA
- a CDS encoding 5' nucleotidase, NT5C type, translated as MKKTLYIDMDNVLVDFPSGILQTPEAVQVEYEDRLDEVPHIFSKMQPIEGAVAAFEELSTLFDTYILSTAPWENATAWSDKLDWVKKYLGKPAHKRLILSHHKNLNDGHYLVDDRTKNGVDRFKGVHIHFGTNDFPDWNSVTSYLKQNT; from the coding sequence ATGAAAAAGACACTTTATATCGACATGGATAACGTGTTGGTGGACTTTCCATCAGGCATATTACAAACGCCTGAAGCAGTGCAAGTGGAGTATGAAGATAGACTTGATGAAGTGCCGCACATCTTCTCAAAAATGCAACCTATCGAAGGTGCTGTTGCTGCATTCGAAGAACTTTCAACATTATTTGATACCTATATCCTCTCAACTGCGCCTTGGGAAAATGCTACGGCTTGGAGCGATAAGTTGGATTGGGTGAAGAAGTATTTGGGGAAACCAGCACATAAGCGATTGATACTGTCGCACCATAAAAATCTAAACGATGGTCACTACTTAGTAGACGACAGAACAAAGAACGGTGTCGATAGATTCAAAGGCGTTCACATACACTTTGGAACTAACGACTTTCCTGATTGGAACTCAGTAACTAGCTACTTAAAGCAAAACACATAG
- a CDS encoding tyrosine-type recombinase/integrase, with protein MTKQAKTLNERELQRLLESAAATKSAKRNRAILLLTHLAGMRIGEVAAVRVCDVLATDGTVRDEINLSAMQTKGNKSRTVLLNERMRSELESYVRTLRIKDVKQALFATQRSAAFTANSLTQIVNGIYKQAGFDSGSSHSGRRTFLTNLAEKGVSVRVMMALAGHSAMSTTQRYIDLRPGVLRNAIELV; from the coding sequence ATGACGAAGCAAGCAAAAACACTAAACGAGCGCGAACTGCAAAGATTGCTTGAAAGTGCAGCAGCTACAAAAAGCGCAAAGCGCAACCGTGCAATCCTGCTGCTCACGCACTTAGCTGGTATGCGCATTGGCGAAGTTGCTGCTGTTCGCGTTTGCGATGTGCTTGCTACAGACGGAACAGTGCGTGATGAAATCAACTTAAGCGCAATGCAAACGAAGGGCAACAAGAGCAGGACAGTGCTTTTAAATGAGCGTATGCGCAGCGAGCTTGAAAGCTACGTCCGCACGTTGCGCATTAAAGATGTAAAGCAAGCTTTGTTTGCTACGCAGCGCAGCGCAGCGTTTACTGCAAACTCGCTAACCCAAATCGTTAACGGTATTTACAAGCAAGCGGGCTTTGACAGCGGCAGCAGTCATAGCGGTCGCAGAACTTTTTTAACTAACCTTGCTGAGAAAGGCGTTAGCGTAAGAGTGATGATGGCACTTGCTGGTCATAGCGCAATGTCTACTACTCAACGTTACATTGATTTGCGTCCAGGAGTGCTGCGTAACGCTATTGAACTTGTTTGA